The following proteins come from a genomic window of Yinghuangia sp. ASG 101:
- a CDS encoding MFS transporter — MSQHEAAEAAVGRAAPYPAGARPQASPPAKPAAPGALPPPESVWRRMRLWGIAHAVDDLYQGLVPASVPYFVLDRGYSYVAASGLTLAATLGSAIPQPFLGVAVDRMRVGWMAAAGVAVAGLGLGLSGLVQPYVAVWTLILLSGLGVAMFHPAAGKAAREEAGDSTAAMSVFAAGGSVGFFLAPVLATPALVAWGVGATALFIPPAVLVAYVLYRNRHRQRVLAAAADTARTGDDQWTPFFVLTGIEVVRSVVFSGIATFIELYWIRHLGASHALGGTALAFFLGGGVLGTLAGGRIADRIGLVRTVRLGGVIVIPMLVALRLLPGAYPPLLFAAGTGFALNIPFAVLVKLGQDYLPTRPGTAAGVTLGLAVSIGGLISPVFGLAADAHGPQSVFAIMCFVPAAALVLGCFLREPRREPRDEPRDRLRDEPRPAPDR; from the coding sequence ATGTCCCAGCACGAGGCCGCCGAGGCCGCGGTCGGCCGCGCGGCACCGTACCCCGCCGGGGCCCGACCCCAGGCGAGCCCCCCTGCGAAACCCGCCGCGCCCGGCGCACTCCCGCCACCCGAGTCGGTGTGGCGGCGCATGCGCCTGTGGGGCATCGCGCACGCCGTCGACGACCTCTACCAAGGGCTCGTCCCGGCGAGCGTCCCGTACTTCGTCCTCGACCGCGGCTACAGCTACGTCGCGGCGTCGGGCCTGACCCTCGCGGCCACCCTCGGCAGCGCGATCCCGCAGCCGTTCCTCGGCGTGGCCGTCGACCGCATGCGCGTCGGCTGGATGGCCGCGGCCGGCGTCGCGGTCGCCGGCCTGGGGCTCGGGCTCTCCGGCCTGGTCCAGCCGTACGTCGCGGTGTGGACGCTGATCCTGTTGTCCGGTCTCGGCGTCGCGATGTTCCACCCCGCGGCCGGCAAGGCCGCGCGCGAGGAGGCCGGCGACAGCACCGCGGCCATGAGCGTGTTCGCGGCCGGGGGCAGCGTCGGCTTCTTCCTGGCGCCGGTGCTCGCGACGCCGGCCCTGGTCGCGTGGGGGGTCGGCGCCACCGCGCTGTTCATCCCGCCCGCGGTGCTCGTCGCGTACGTGCTCTACCGCAACAGACACCGGCAGCGCGTCCTCGCCGCCGCAGCCGACACGGCGCGCACAGGTGACGACCAGTGGACGCCGTTCTTCGTCCTCACCGGCATCGAGGTCGTGCGCTCGGTGGTCTTCTCCGGAATCGCCACGTTCATCGAGCTGTACTGGATCCGCCACCTCGGCGCGTCGCACGCCCTGGGCGGCACCGCGCTGGCGTTCTTCCTCGGCGGGGGAGTCCTCGGCACCCTGGCCGGCGGCCGGATCGCCGACCGGATCGGGCTGGTCCGCACGGTGCGGCTCGGCGGTGTGATCGTCATCCCCATGCTGGTCGCCCTGCGCCTGCTGCCCGGGGCGTACCCGCCGCTGCTCTTCGCGGCCGGAACCGGGTTCGCGCTGAACATCCCGTTCGCGGTGCTGGTCAAGCTCGGCCAGGACTACCTGCCGACCAGGCCCGGGACGGCGGCGGGCGTGACCCTCGGCCTCGCGGTCAGCATCGGCGGCCTGATCTCACCGGTGTTCGGGCTCGCGGCCGATGCCCACGGCCCGCAGAGCGTCTTCGCGATCATGTGCTTCGTGCCCGCCGCGGCACTCGTCCTCGGCTGCTTCCTGCGCGAACCCCGCCGCGAACCCCGAGACGAACCCCGAGACCGACTCCGAGACGAACCCCGGCCGGCGCCGGACCGCTGA
- a CDS encoding AraC family transcriptional regulator, which produces MSTTRQHLDGPARVPLAHRERVDWHDHAVNQLISPGLGVLQVSTPDGTWVVPPHRAVWIPAGVAHAHEAHGPSELRTVCFAADVNPLRFDRPTVLAVTPLLREVIAALSRAAHVPDRDRPLTPAQAANLERVALDQLHRVEALPLGLPSARDPRLRDVADLLTADPGDERTLAQLGLAVGAAERTLSRLFRTETGMSFPQWRGQLRLHHSLKLLAEGASVTTTAARCGYATPSAFIEAFRTAFGTTPGAYRKRALDA; this is translated from the coding sequence ATGTCGACAACCCGCCAACACCTCGACGGCCCGGCCCGTGTCCCGCTCGCCCACCGCGAGCGCGTGGACTGGCACGACCACGCGGTGAACCAGCTCATCTCCCCCGGGCTCGGTGTGCTCCAGGTGTCGACTCCGGACGGCACGTGGGTGGTCCCGCCGCATCGTGCGGTGTGGATTCCGGCGGGTGTCGCCCACGCCCACGAGGCCCACGGGCCCAGCGAGTTGCGCACCGTGTGCTTCGCGGCGGACGTCAATCCGCTGCGCTTCGACCGGCCGACCGTGCTCGCGGTGACACCGCTCCTGCGCGAGGTGATCGCCGCCCTCAGCCGGGCGGCCCACGTCCCTGACCGCGATCGTCCGCTGACACCGGCTCAGGCGGCCAATCTGGAACGCGTCGCACTCGACCAGTTGCACCGCGTCGAGGCGCTGCCGCTCGGGCTGCCCTCGGCGCGCGACCCCCGGCTCCGCGACGTCGCCGACCTGCTGACGGCCGATCCGGGCGACGAGCGCACGCTCGCCCAGCTGGGCCTCGCGGTCGGGGCCGCCGAACGCACGCTCAGCAGGCTGTTCCGCACCGAGACCGGCATGAGCTTCCCGCAATGGCGCGGCCAACTGCGGCTGCACCACTCGCTCAAGCTCCTCGCCGAAGGCGCCTCGGTGACCACCACCGCGGCCCGCTGCGGCTACGCGACGCCCAGTGCGTTCATCGAGGCGTTCCGCACCGCGTTCGGCACGACGCCGGGGGCGTACCGCAAACGGGCGCTGGACGCGTGA
- the purB gene encoding adenylosuccinate lyase: MTPQPASKPRIPNVLANRYASAELATLWSPEHKVVLERRLWLAVLRAQADLGIAVPASAIADYEAVVENVDLASIAERERVTRHDVKARIEEFNALAGHEHVHKGMTSRDLTENVEQLQIRQSLRLVRDRAVAVLARLGELAADNAELVMAGRSHNVAAQATTLGKRFASIADEVLVAYARLEDLLGRYPLRGVKGPVGTAQDMLDLLGGDRDRLAELEGRVARHLGFDATLVSVGQVYPRSLDFDVVSTLVQLAAGPSSLAKTIRLMAGHELVTEGFQPGQVGSSAMPHKMNTRSCERVNGFMVILRGYMSMTAELAGDQWNEGDVSCSVVRRIALPDAFFAFDGLIETFLTVLEEFGAFPAVVSRELDRYLPFLATTKVLMAAVRAGVGRETGHEVIKEHAVASALAMREQGAERNELLDRLAADDRLPLGRAELDALLADRLSFTGAASAQVADVVARIQEVADRFPEAAKYRPGAIL; encoded by the coding sequence GTGACGCCCCAGCCTGCGAGCAAGCCCCGCATCCCGAACGTCCTGGCCAACCGCTACGCCTCCGCCGAGCTGGCCACCTTGTGGTCGCCCGAGCACAAGGTCGTCCTCGAACGCCGCCTGTGGCTGGCCGTGCTCCGGGCGCAGGCCGATCTCGGCATCGCCGTGCCCGCGTCGGCGATCGCCGACTACGAGGCGGTCGTCGAGAACGTCGACCTCGCCTCGATTGCCGAGCGCGAGCGCGTCACCCGCCACGATGTGAAGGCGCGCATCGAGGAGTTCAACGCGCTGGCCGGGCACGAGCACGTGCACAAGGGCATGACCTCGCGCGATCTCACCGAGAACGTCGAGCAGTTGCAGATCCGCCAGTCGTTGCGGCTCGTCCGGGACCGGGCCGTCGCGGTCCTGGCCCGGCTCGGCGAACTCGCCGCCGACAACGCGGAGCTGGTCATGGCCGGCCGGTCGCACAACGTCGCCGCGCAGGCGACGACGTTGGGCAAGCGGTTCGCGAGCATCGCCGACGAGGTCCTGGTGGCGTACGCGCGCCTGGAAGACCTGCTGGGCCGCTACCCGTTGCGCGGTGTCAAGGGGCCGGTCGGCACCGCCCAGGACATGCTCGACTTGCTCGGCGGCGACCGCGACCGGCTGGCCGAGTTGGAGGGCCGCGTCGCCCGGCACCTCGGGTTCGACGCGACGCTGGTCAGCGTCGGGCAGGTGTATCCGCGTTCGCTCGATTTCGACGTCGTCTCGACGCTCGTGCAGTTGGCCGCGGGGCCGTCGTCGCTCGCCAAGACCATCCGCCTGATGGCCGGGCACGAGTTGGTGACCGAGGGCTTCCAGCCCGGGCAGGTCGGGTCGTCCGCGATGCCGCACAAGATGAACACCCGTTCGTGTGAGCGGGTCAACGGCTTCATGGTGATCCTGCGCGGCTACATGTCCATGACCGCCGAGCTGGCCGGCGACCAGTGGAACGAAGGCGACGTCTCGTGCTCGGTGGTGCGCCGCATCGCGCTGCCCGACGCGTTCTTCGCGTTCGACGGCCTGATCGAGACGTTCCTGACCGTGCTGGAGGAGTTCGGGGCCTTCCCGGCGGTCGTCTCGCGCGAACTCGACCGCTACCTGCCGTTCCTCGCGACCACCAAGGTCCTCATGGCCGCGGTCCGGGCGGGGGTCGGCCGCGAGACCGGGCACGAGGTGATCAAGGAGCACGCGGTCGCGTCCGCGCTGGCGATGCGCGAGCAGGGTGCGGAGCGCAACGAACTCCTCGACCGCCTCGCCGCCGACGACCGCCTCCCGCTCGGCCGCGCCGAGCTGGACGCCCTGCTGGCCGACCGTCTGTCGTTCACCGGTGCCGCGTCCGCGCAGGTCGCCGATGTCGTCGCCCGGATCCAGGAGGTGGCCGACCGGTTCCCGGAGGCCGCGAAGTACCGTCCGGGCGCCATCCTCTGA
- a CDS encoding NAD(P)/FAD-dependent oxidoreductase, translated as MSTQPESPAHYDIAVIGGGPAGLSAAVSATRLMQRTIVVEAPSPPRNAVSRGAHGLLGLDTRTPDEVRAAVWGDLRRYGLATLRSAEVTDLARDPDGGFRITASGDDGADERVWARHVVLATGVVDDHPKIPGFAECWGRSVIHCPFCVGWENRDRAWGLVHHDPDHAITAARAFRAWSGDILAIVPPDIARLDEVRAAYEAAERELVEGRVARLHHRGGELHTVELDDGRTLPRQTLLWHLTQRQVPLIGRLVASLGLAVDEGGFVTVDASRETNIPGLYAAGDLTVPMGQNALDATATGGAAATAIGRKQMFGG; from the coding sequence ATGAGCACGCAACCGGAGTCCCCGGCCCACTACGACATCGCCGTCATCGGCGGCGGCCCCGCCGGGCTGAGCGCGGCGGTCAGCGCGACCCGCCTCATGCAGCGCACGATCGTCGTCGAAGCCCCCTCGCCCCCGCGCAACGCGGTCTCGCGCGGCGCCCACGGGCTGCTCGGCCTCGACACCCGCACGCCCGACGAGGTCCGCGCCGCGGTGTGGGGCGACCTGCGCCGGTACGGCCTCGCGACGCTGCGGTCCGCCGAGGTCACCGACCTCGCGCGCGACCCCGACGGCGGCTTCCGGATCACCGCCTCCGGCGACGACGGCGCCGACGAGCGGGTGTGGGCCCGCCACGTCGTCCTCGCCACCGGCGTGGTCGACGACCACCCGAAGATCCCCGGATTCGCCGAATGCTGGGGGCGCTCGGTGATCCACTGCCCGTTCTGCGTCGGCTGGGAGAACCGCGACCGGGCGTGGGGGCTCGTGCACCACGACCCCGACCACGCGATCACGGCCGCGCGCGCCTTCCGCGCCTGGTCCGGCGACATCCTGGCCATCGTGCCGCCCGACATAGCGCGCCTCGACGAGGTGCGCGCCGCGTACGAAGCCGCGGAGCGCGAGTTGGTCGAGGGCCGTGTCGCACGGCTGCACCACCGCGGCGGGGAGCTGCACACCGTCGAGCTGGACGACGGCCGCACGCTTCCCCGGCAGACCCTGCTCTGGCATCTGACGCAGCGCCAGGTGCCCCTTATCGGACGGCTGGTCGCGTCCCTGGGCCTGGCCGTCGACGAGGGCGGGTTCGTCACCGTGGACGCGAGCCGCGAGACGAACATCCCGGGGCTGTACGCGGCGGGCGATCTCACGGTGCCGATGGGGCAGAACGCCCTCGACGCGACCGCGACCGGCGGTGCGGCAGCCACGGCGATCGGCCGCAAGCAGATGTTCGGCGGCTGA
- a CDS encoding TetR/AcrR family transcriptional regulator, which translates to MSPRPAATTPGRFQPPDVRRRQILTAVAELLLENGYDPLTVSRVAERAGVAKGTVYLYFDSKQALIAALQGELWDRMLADPARLMEDASLSWAERLDGLVAAWIHDEVRHKDLYHVLFHELGSGFEPMAEARELLTAMLRGGAEAGEFAIDDVELTADFLLHAYLGPCHHAPNTEESETKVAAGVQALFRRVVGAPAD; encoded by the coding sequence GTGAGTCCCCGCCCCGCCGCCACGACCCCCGGGCGCTTCCAGCCGCCGGACGTACGCCGCCGCCAGATCCTGACCGCGGTCGCCGAACTGCTCCTGGAGAACGGGTACGACCCCCTCACCGTCAGCCGGGTCGCGGAGCGGGCGGGGGTCGCGAAGGGCACGGTCTACCTGTACTTCGACTCGAAGCAGGCGCTGATCGCCGCGCTCCAGGGCGAGCTGTGGGACCGCATGCTGGCGGATCCGGCGCGGCTCATGGAGGACGCGTCACTGAGCTGGGCGGAGCGGCTCGACGGCCTGGTGGCCGCGTGGATCCACGACGAAGTCCGCCACAAGGACCTCTACCACGTGCTGTTCCACGAACTCGGCAGCGGGTTCGAACCGATGGCGGAGGCCCGCGAGTTGCTCACCGCGATGCTGCGGGGTGGCGCGGAGGCCGGCGAGTTCGCGATCGACGACGTCGAACTGACCGCGGACTTCCTGCTGCACGCGTACCTGGGCCCGTGCCACCACGCGCCGAACACCGAGGAGTCGGAGACCAAGGTCGCCGCCGGCGTGCAGGCCCTCTTCCGCAGGGTCGTGGGCGCGCCCGCGGATTGA
- a CDS encoding EamA family transporter yields the protein MSVRASVQPRTHGQAVLLVLVGAASIQFGAAFAAKLFPRVGPEGAVTLRLVIAAVVMLVVIRPTVRGCSRRDLLTVGGLGAALGGMNLCFYEAIARLPLGPAVTLEFLGPLGLAVVLSRRLRDGFWIVLAALGVLMLGEGGFTGLDGAGVAFVLAAALFWAAYIMLATHTARTFDGVDGLALAMAVAAVLVLPFGIAGAGAELVRPGALGAGAVVALMSSVVPYSCEMLAMKRLSAGAFGLLASLEPAVAAVAGFVVLGQSLGLMAIGGIALVVAASAGVTLGGGAETALGDHGPREGEGARAPGRSAGQVPADELTRGLPPQP from the coding sequence ATGTCGGTTCGAGCGTCGGTGCAGCCGCGCACCCATGGCCAGGCGGTTCTTCTTGTTCTGGTGGGTGCGGCGTCGATCCAGTTCGGGGCGGCGTTCGCGGCGAAGCTGTTTCCGCGAGTGGGGCCCGAGGGGGCCGTGACGTTGCGGCTGGTCATCGCGGCGGTGGTGATGTTGGTGGTGATCCGGCCCACCGTGCGCGGCTGTTCGCGCCGCGACCTGCTGACCGTCGGCGGCCTCGGCGCGGCCTTGGGCGGGATGAACCTGTGCTTCTACGAGGCGATCGCCCGCCTCCCGCTCGGCCCCGCCGTCACGCTGGAGTTCCTGGGGCCGCTGGGGCTCGCGGTCGTGCTGTCGCGGCGGCTGCGGGACGGGTTCTGGATCGTGCTCGCGGCCCTCGGCGTGCTGATGCTCGGCGAAGGCGGATTCACCGGCCTCGACGGCGCCGGTGTGGCGTTCGTGCTGGCCGCCGCCCTCTTCTGGGCCGCGTACATCATGCTGGCGACGCATACCGCGAGGACGTTCGACGGGGTCGACGGGCTCGCCCTCGCGATGGCCGTCGCGGCGGTGCTCGTGCTGCCGTTCGGCATCGCGGGCGCGGGGGCGGAGCTGGTCCGTCCGGGAGCGCTCGGCGCGGGCGCGGTGGTCGCGCTGATGTCGTCGGTCGTGCCGTACTCGTGCGAGATGCTGGCGATGAAGCGGCTGTCGGCGGGGGCGTTCGGCCTTCTGGCGAGTCTGGAGCCCGCGGTCGCCGCGGTCGCCGGCTTCGTCGTCCTGGGACAGAGCCTCGGCCTTATGGCGATCGGCGGCATCGCGCTGGTCGTCGCCGCCAGCGCGGGGGTCACCCTCGGCGGCGGTGCGGAAACGGCGCTCGGCGACCACGGGCCGCGGGAGGGCGAGGGCGCGCGAGCACCCGGCCGGTCGGCCGGGCAGGTGCCGGCGGACGAGCTGACCCGGGGGCTGCCGCCGCAGCCCTGA
- a CDS encoding TetR/AcrR family transcriptional regulator, whose amino-acid sequence MALTRRAQHVADTRGALVAAARELFAERGYAGTGTEEIVARARVTRGALYHHFRDKKDLFRAVMDGVAREAAEALVTRELTHAQELPDEPWDQLRHGFQSFLDVCTTGDFQRIVLIDGPAVLGQDVWDQLVDEHGHGLLAEWLRKAMANGEIDELPVAPLARLLAALISEASLYTARAEDPDTARRDAGKVIDRVLAGLRRTNAPEHPDHESAVQV is encoded by the coding sequence ATGGCACTCACTCGTCGGGCCCAGCACGTCGCCGATACCCGCGGCGCCCTGGTCGCCGCGGCACGCGAGCTGTTCGCCGAGCGCGGTTACGCCGGCACCGGGACCGAGGAGATCGTGGCCCGGGCGAGGGTCACGCGCGGTGCGCTCTACCACCACTTCCGCGACAAGAAGGACCTGTTCCGCGCGGTGATGGACGGCGTCGCGCGCGAGGCCGCGGAGGCGCTGGTCACCCGGGAGCTGACGCACGCCCAGGAGCTGCCCGACGAGCCGTGGGACCAACTGCGGCACGGCTTCCAGTCGTTCCTCGACGTCTGCACGACCGGTGACTTCCAGCGGATCGTGCTCATCGACGGCCCGGCCGTCCTGGGCCAGGACGTGTGGGACCAACTCGTCGACGAGCACGGGCACGGCCTGCTCGCCGAATGGCTGCGCAAGGCCATGGCCAACGGCGAGATCGACGAACTCCCGGTCGCGCCGCTCGCCCGGCTTCTGGCGGCGCTCATCTCCGAGGCGAGCCTCTACACCGCGCGCGCCGAGGACCCCGACACCGCGCGGCGCGACGCGGGCAAGGTGATCGACCGCGTCCTGGCCGGCCTGCGCCGCACGAACGCACCCGAACACCCGGACCACGAGTCGGCGGTGCAGGTGTAG
- the hpnH gene encoding adenosyl-hopene transferase HpnH — MGLPLNLAAKIGTHLVKQKIKRNDKFTMIVEIEPLFACNLKCGGCGKIQQPHDVLKKRMPVEQVVAAVEECGAPMVSLAGGEPLMHKDIDKIVEALLRRKKFVVLCTNAVLLPKHLHKFKPNRNFAWMVHLDGLEERHDEAVAKEGVFKEAVAAIKMAKAAGFQVFTNSTFFNTDSPESVREVLDYLNDDLKVDRMQISPGYAYEKAPIQHRFLGVEQTRKMFREAFSDGKRKKWRLNHSALFLDFLEGKREFECTPWAIPSYSLLGWQQPCYLMGDGYVPTYKELIETTEWDNFGRGKDPRCDNCMAHCGYEPTAVLATMGSLKESLRAVVSG; from the coding sequence ATGGGTCTGCCGCTGAACCTGGCCGCGAAAATCGGCACGCATCTCGTCAAGCAGAAGATCAAGCGCAACGACAAGTTCACGATGATCGTCGAGATCGAACCCTTGTTCGCCTGCAACCTCAAGTGCGGCGGCTGCGGCAAGATCCAGCAGCCGCACGACGTCCTCAAGAAGCGGATGCCCGTCGAGCAGGTCGTGGCGGCCGTCGAGGAGTGCGGCGCGCCGATGGTCTCCCTGGCCGGCGGTGAGCCGCTGATGCACAAGGACATCGACAAGATCGTCGAGGCCCTGCTGCGCCGCAAGAAGTTCGTGGTGCTGTGCACCAACGCCGTGCTGCTCCCCAAGCACCTGCACAAGTTCAAGCCGAACCGCAACTTCGCCTGGATGGTCCACCTCGACGGCCTCGAAGAGCGCCACGACGAGGCGGTCGCGAAGGAGGGCGTGTTCAAGGAGGCGGTGGCCGCCATCAAGATGGCGAAGGCCGCGGGCTTCCAGGTCTTCACCAACAGCACGTTCTTCAACACCGATTCGCCCGAGTCGGTGCGCGAGGTCCTCGACTACCTCAACGACGACCTCAAGGTCGACCGGATGCAGATCTCGCCCGGATACGCGTACGAGAAGGCGCCGATCCAGCACCGCTTCCTCGGGGTCGAGCAGACCCGCAAGATGTTCCGCGAGGCCTTCTCCGACGGCAAGCGCAAGAAGTGGCGGCTCAACCACTCGGCCCTGTTCCTGGACTTCCTGGAGGGCAAGCGCGAGTTCGAGTGCACGCCGTGGGCGATCCCGTCGTACTCCCTGCTGGGCTGGCAGCAGCCCTGCTACCTCATGGGCGACGGCTACGTGCCGACGTACAAGGAACTCATCGAGACCACCGAGTGGGACAACTTCGGCCGCGGCAAGGACCCGCGCTGCGACAACTGCATGGCCCACTGCGGCTACGAACCCACCGCCGTGCTGGCGACGATGGGTTCGCTCAAGGAAAGCCTCCGCGCGGTCGTCAGCGGCTGA
- a CDS encoding TIGR00266 family protein gives MKVNLRHNPSFTVARCVLAGGEQMRAESGAMLAHSAGVSFDAKIEGGLMAGLRRSVLGGESMFQTTFTAPPNGGWVDVAANLPGDAITIDLMPGQDRFLLTKGCWLANSSGVTIDTKWGGARNLFGGEGGFLVEASGNGVVLASCFGALDVIDLEAGEQVVIDTGHVVAYAPTISYEIRRAVRGRSIQSMKTGEGFVFDFTGPGRVLAQSRNPSGLISYLTANLPGSRA, from the coding sequence ATGAAGGTCAACCTGCGTCACAACCCTTCCTTCACCGTGGCGCGCTGCGTCCTCGCGGGAGGGGAGCAGATGCGCGCGGAGAGCGGCGCGATGCTCGCGCACAGCGCCGGTGTCTCCTTCGACGCCAAGATCGAGGGCGGGCTGATGGCCGGCCTCAGGCGCAGCGTGCTGGGCGGCGAGTCGATGTTCCAGACGACGTTCACCGCGCCGCCCAACGGCGGTTGGGTCGACGTCGCGGCGAACCTCCCCGGCGACGCGATCACCATCGACCTCATGCCGGGGCAGGACCGCTTCCTGCTGACGAAGGGCTGCTGGCTCGCCAACTCGTCGGGGGTCACGATCGACACCAAGTGGGGCGGCGCGCGCAATCTCTTCGGCGGCGAGGGGGGTTTCCTCGTCGAGGCGAGCGGCAACGGCGTCGTGCTCGCGAGTTGCTTCGGGGCCTTGGACGTCATCGACCTGGAGGCGGGGGAGCAGGTCGTCATCGACACGGGGCACGTGGTCGCGTACGCGCCGACCATCTCGTACGAGATCCGGCGGGCGGTGCGGGGCCGGTCGATCCAGAGCATGAAGACCGGTGAGGGCTTCGTCTTCGACTTCACCGGTCCGGGCCGCGTGCTCGCCCAGTCGCGGAACCCGAGCGGCCTGATCTCCTACCTCACCGCGAACCTGCCGGGATCGCGGGCCTGA
- the rpmG gene encoding 50S ribosomal protein L33 yields MARSDLRPVVKLRSTAGTGETYVTRKSRRNTPDRLELRKYDPVARRHVVFREER; encoded by the coding sequence ATGGCACGCAGCGATCTGCGCCCGGTCGTCAAGCTCCGCTCGACGGCGGGCACCGGTGAGACGTACGTGACGCGCAAGAGCCGCCGGAACACCCCGGACCGTCTCGAACTGCGCAAGTACGACCCGGTCGCCCGGCGCCACGTGGTGTTCCGCGAAGAGCGCTGA
- a CDS encoding type B 50S ribosomal protein L31, translating into MRPTIHPEYRPVVFRDKSADFAFLTRSTRTSDKTVEWTDGRTYPVVDVDISAASHPFWTGKGRVLDNAGRIERFHRRYGA; encoded by the coding sequence ATGCGCCCCACCATCCACCCCGAATACCGCCCGGTCGTCTTCCGCGACAAGTCCGCCGACTTCGCGTTCCTGACGCGGTCGACGCGCACGTCCGACAAGACCGTCGAGTGGACCGACGGCCGCACCTATCCGGTTGTCGACGTCGACATCTCCGCGGCCAGCCACCCGTTCTGGACGGGCAAGGGCCGCGTGCTCGACAACGCCGGCCGCATCGAGCGCTTCCACCGGCGCTACGGCGCGTGA
- a CDS encoding TIGR03086 family metal-binding protein, whose amino-acid sequence MTTYPISDLLDAAARRALPVVRGVSDDRLGDPTPCRDYTVADLTNHLFQVVVNFQALAAKEAVTWPEAPDHLHGDWRAGLGTETERLSKAWAAPGSEEGVSPGMGLPSRAVGQMALLDLTVHAWDLARATGQDFDPAPEVLPDLEELVAMMGPTGRGMGVFGEPVDPAPDAGRFERLLASTGRDPGWTRPV is encoded by the coding sequence ATGACGACCTACCCCATCAGCGATCTGTTGGACGCGGCGGCCCGGCGGGCGCTCCCGGTGGTGCGCGGCGTGTCGGACGACCGCCTCGGCGATCCGACGCCGTGCCGCGACTACACCGTCGCCGACCTGACGAACCACCTGTTCCAGGTGGTGGTGAACTTCCAGGCGTTGGCGGCCAAGGAGGCCGTGACGTGGCCGGAGGCCCCCGACCACCTGCACGGTGACTGGCGGGCCGGCCTGGGCACCGAGACCGAGCGCCTGAGCAAGGCGTGGGCGGCGCCGGGCAGCGAGGAAGGCGTCTCGCCGGGAATGGGCCTCCCGTCACGCGCCGTGGGCCAGATGGCCCTGCTGGACCTCACCGTCCACGCGTGGGACCTTGCACGGGCCACCGGCCAGGACTTCGACCCGGCCCCCGAGGTCCTGCCGGACCTCGAGGAACTCGTGGCGATGATGGGCCCGACGGGCCGCGGCATGGGCGTGTTCGGCGAGCCCGTCGACCCGGCGCCGGACGCCGGGCGGTTCGAACGGCTTCTGGCGTCGACCGGGCGCGACCCCGGGTGGACCCGGCCCGTGTGA